One region of Juglans microcarpa x Juglans regia isolate MS1-56 chromosome 7S, Jm3101_v1.0, whole genome shotgun sequence genomic DNA includes:
- the LOC121240340 gene encoding putative phytosulfokines 6, whose translation MKQSLHSNALLLFLLFLISYSEISARSIPVRQEQEKVKLNEITPGGSLVKLDQGSKPMNELMGMEDCNKGDEECLQRRIFTEVHLDYIYTQHHKP comes from the exons aTGAAGCAAAGCTTGCACTCTAATGCTCTTCTCCTCTTCCTTTTATTCCTTATTTCTTACTCAGAAATATCTGCCCGTTCCATACCAGTCCGACAAG AACAAGAGAAAGTAAAGCTCAACGAAATCACTCCTGGAGGTTCCCTTGTAAAGTTGGATCAAGGCAGTAAACCCATGAAT GAGCTCATGGGGATGGAAGATTGCAATAAAGGAGATGAAGAATGCTTACAGAGAAGGATATTTACAGAGGTTCACTTGGACTACATCTACACCCAGCACCACAAGCCTTGA